A part of Streptomyces sp. DSM 40750 genomic DNA contains:
- the pruA gene encoding L-glutamate gamma-semialdehyde dehydrogenase, with the protein MDAVTQVPTPVNEPVHGYAPGSPERARLEAKLKELAENPVDLPMTIGGEKRMGGGDRFDVVQPHNHKARLGTYGNATQQDAQDAIDAALAAAPAWRAMSFDDRAAIILRAAELLAGPWRETLAASTMLGQSKTAQQAEIDCPCELIDFWRFNVKYARDLLAEQPPANSPGVWNRLDHRPLEGFVYAITPFNFSAIAGNLPTAPALMGNVVVWKPSPTQTHAAVLLMRLLEEAGLPKGVINLVTGDGIEVSKVALAHRDLAGIHFTGSTKTFQYLWKTVGANIEKYRSYPRIVGETGGKDFVVAHPSADRAVLKTALTRGAFEYQGQKCSATSRAYIPASIWNSGFKEEFAAEVEYLTMGDVTDLSNFIGAVIDERSFAKNKAAIDRAKSDPTCTIVAGGSYDDSVGYFVRPTVVECTDPTNEVFTTEYFGPFLAVHVYEDDRYEEMLTQMESVSDYALTGSVISGDRAAAAYTMEKLRYAAGNFYINDKSTGAVVGQQPFGGGRASGTNDKAGAPQNLMRWTLTRAIKETLVAPTDYTYPHMG; encoded by the coding sequence ATGGACGCTGTGACCCAGGTTCCCACCCCCGTCAACGAGCCGGTGCACGGCTATGCCCCCGGCTCGCCCGAGCGCGCCCGGCTGGAGGCCAAGCTGAAGGAGCTGGCCGAGAACCCGGTCGACCTGCCGATGACGATCGGCGGCGAGAAGCGGATGGGTGGCGGCGACCGTTTCGACGTGGTGCAGCCGCACAACCACAAGGCCCGCCTCGGCACGTACGGCAACGCCACCCAGCAGGATGCCCAGGACGCCATCGACGCGGCGCTCGCCGCCGCGCCCGCCTGGCGCGCGATGTCCTTCGACGACCGCGCCGCGATCATCCTGCGCGCCGCCGAACTGCTCGCCGGCCCCTGGCGCGAGACGCTGGCCGCCTCCACGATGCTCGGCCAGTCGAAGACCGCCCAGCAGGCCGAGATCGACTGTCCCTGCGAGCTGATCGACTTCTGGCGCTTCAACGTCAAGTACGCCCGTGACCTGCTCGCCGAGCAGCCCCCGGCCAACTCCCCGGGCGTCTGGAACCGCCTCGACCACCGCCCGCTGGAAGGTTTCGTCTACGCGATCACGCCCTTCAACTTCAGCGCGATCGCGGGCAACCTCCCGACCGCCCCGGCCCTCATGGGCAATGTGGTGGTGTGGAAGCCGAGCCCGACCCAGACCCACGCCGCCGTGCTGCTCATGCGGTTGCTGGAGGAGGCGGGTCTGCCCAAGGGCGTCATCAACCTCGTCACCGGCGACGGCATCGAGGTGTCGAAGGTCGCCCTGGCCCACCGTGACCTCGCCGGCATCCACTTCACCGGCTCGACCAAGACCTTCCAGTACCTGTGGAAGACGGTCGGCGCCAACATCGAGAAGTACCGCTCCTACCCGCGCATCGTCGGTGAGACCGGCGGCAAGGACTTCGTGGTCGCCCACCCGAGCGCCGACCGTGCCGTGCTGAAGACGGCGCTCACCCGCGGCGCCTTCGAGTACCAGGGCCAGAAGTGCAGCGCGACCTCCCGGGCGTACATCCCGGCGTCGATCTGGAACTCCGGCTTCAAGGAGGAGTTCGCCGCCGAGGTCGAATACCTGACCATGGGCGACGTCACCGACCTCTCGAACTTCATCGGCGCCGTCATCGACGAACGCTCCTTCGCCAAGAACAAGGCCGCCATCGACCGCGCCAAGTCCGACCCCACCTGCACGATCGTCGCGGGCGGCTCCTACGACGACTCCGTGGGCTACTTCGTCCGCCCGACCGTCGTCGAGTGCACGGACCCGACGAACGAGGTCTTCACCACCGAGTACTTCGGCCCGTTCCTCGCGGTGCACGTCTACGAGGACGACCGGTACGAGGAGATGCTGACCCAGATGGAGTCGGTGTCCGACTACGCCCTCACGGGTTCGGTGATCTCGGGCGACCGCGCGGCGGCGGCGTACACGATGGAGAAGCTCCGCTACGCGGCCGGCAACTTCTACATCAACGACAAGTCCACCGGCGCCGTCGTCGGCCAGCAGCCCTTCGGCGGCGGCCGCGCCTCCGGCACCAACGACAAGGCCGGCGCCCCGCAGAACCTGATGCGCTGGACCCTGACCCGCGCCATCAAGGAGACCCTGGTCGCGCCGACCGACTACACGTACCCGCACATGGGCTGA
- a CDS encoding proline dehydrogenase family protein yields MLGPVILAASRSDRMRRLISAAPVTRQVVDRFIPGERVDDIVPVIRDLTDRGLEVTMDVVGEDITRPEQAAAARDAYLELIDRLKELELGDRAEMSVKLSLFGQALPGGHELALANVRPVVEAAAAIGTTVTLDAEDHTTLDSMFAIHDELRRDFPQTGCVIQAYLFRTEADARRLAANGSRVRLVKGAYKEPADVAFQQKTEIDKAYVRVLKILMAGEGYPMIGSHDPRLISITQELARRAGRKLDEYEFQMLYGIRTEEHLRLAAEGHRMRVYTAYGTDWYGYFMRRLAEKPANLRFFVRSMVSKG; encoded by the coding sequence GTGCTGGGTCCCGTGATTCTCGCCGCGTCGCGCAGCGACCGGATGCGACGCCTGATCTCGGCGGCGCCCGTGACCAGGCAGGTCGTCGACCGCTTCATCCCCGGCGAACGGGTCGACGACATCGTGCCGGTCATCCGGGACCTCACCGACCGGGGCCTCGAAGTGACGATGGACGTCGTCGGCGAGGACATCACCCGCCCCGAGCAGGCCGCCGCCGCCCGCGACGCCTACCTGGAGCTGATCGACCGCCTGAAGGAGCTGGAGCTCGGCGACCGCGCCGAGATGTCCGTCAAGCTCTCCCTCTTCGGGCAAGCCCTCCCGGGCGGCCACGAGCTGGCCCTCGCCAACGTCCGCCCCGTCGTCGAGGCCGCCGCCGCGATCGGTACGACGGTCACGCTCGACGCGGAGGACCACACCACCCTCGACTCGATGTTCGCCATCCACGACGAGCTGCGCCGGGACTTCCCGCAGACCGGCTGCGTCATCCAGGCCTACCTCTTCCGCACCGAGGCCGACGCCCGCCGCCTCGCCGCGAACGGCAGCCGCGTACGGCTGGTCAAGGGCGCCTACAAGGAGCCCGCCGACGTCGCGTTCCAGCAGAAGACCGAGATCGACAAGGCCTACGTCCGCGTCCTGAAGATCCTCATGGCGGGAGAGGGGTACCCGATGATCGGGTCCCACGACCCGCGCCTCATCTCCATCACCCAGGAACTCGCCCGCCGGGCCGGGCGCAAGCTCGACGAGTACGAGTTCCAGATGCTGTACGGCATCCGCACCGAGGAACATCTCCGGCTCGCCGCCGAGGGACACCGGATGCGCGTCTACACCGCGTACGGCACCGACTGGTACGGCTATTTCATGCGCCGCCTGGCGGAAAAGCCGGCGAACCTGCGCTTCTTCGTCCGCTCGATGGTCAGCAAGGGCTGA
- a CDS encoding MerR family transcriptional regulator yields MRIGELSRRTGVPARLLRYYDEQGLLRPDRDSSGYRVYAPDAPYVVARIRGMLAAGLTTDSIREMLPCADGEGPGIEPCPEVLRTMTTHLERMDADIAELSRRRAALAEFRDATEARQVRARAR; encoded by the coding sequence GTGCGGATAGGCGAGCTGTCACGGCGGACCGGAGTCCCGGCCCGGCTGCTGCGGTACTACGACGAGCAGGGCCTGCTCCGCCCCGACCGCGACAGCAGCGGATACCGCGTGTACGCACCCGACGCCCCGTACGTCGTCGCCCGCATCCGGGGCATGCTGGCGGCCGGGCTGACCACCGACTCCATCCGCGAGATGCTGCCGTGTGCCGACGGCGAAGGGCCGGGGATCGAGCCCTGCCCGGAGGTGCTGCGCACGATGACCACACACCTGGAACGGATGGACGCGGACATCGCGGAACTCAGCCGCCGCCGGGCCGCGCTGGCCGAGTTCCGTGACGCGACCGAGGCGCGGCAGGTGCGGGCGCGCGCTCGCTGA
- a CDS encoding cytochrome P450: MDPEAGLGALPYVPGTGRPVPEAEPGLVKRWHAGGGELIELLSQVREQLGGVAAFRLGPAPTVLVTDPQAVQHVLARQPERYVKRSHRARLLIGDGVLAATGEAWKRQRRLLRSQFTGTGMRRYEQRITEAARTTAGRWRGYARTGQTLDVGQEMRRFALDTIWRSLTGHPLDDETERELAAVEAVATVLPTLPVDAIDARDAVAADLARIDAVARHAIEAARGGEAGPDGPGLLHVLTDAATERPEYTDQLIRDEFVTLLAAGHETTATTLTWLYLLLDQHPAAREEALAAGGEGSAGRRQAIQALVQETLRLYPSAWILPRHAIEDDTLAGYTVKAGTDILVCPYLTHRDPELWPAPEHFDLRRFRVPDGRPTHPGAYFPFGIGPRACLGLQFALRESTVLLEHLLPAHTPAFSTPPTRAVYGITVRPDGPTPATLAPPAG, encoded by the coding sequence ATGGACCCCGAAGCCGGTCTCGGCGCCCTCCCGTACGTTCCCGGAACGGGGCGGCCGGTCCCCGAAGCCGAGCCCGGACTGGTGAAGCGGTGGCATGCGGGGGGAGGCGAACTGATCGAGCTGCTGTCCCAGGTGCGCGAACAGCTCGGCGGCGTCGCGGCGTTCCGCCTCGGGCCGGCGCCCACCGTTCTCGTCACCGACCCGCAGGCGGTCCAGCATGTACTCGCCCGGCAGCCGGAGCGGTACGTCAAGCGCTCGCACCGCGCCCGTCTGCTGATCGGCGACGGCGTCCTCGCCGCCACCGGTGAGGCGTGGAAACGGCAACGCCGTCTGTTGCGCTCCCAGTTCACCGGCACCGGGATGCGCCGCTACGAACAGCGGATCACGGAGGCCGCCCGGACGACCGCCGGGCGTTGGAGGGGGTACGCCCGTACCGGGCAGACCCTCGATGTCGGGCAGGAGATGCGCCGGTTCGCCCTGGACACCATCTGGCGCTCTCTCACCGGACACCCCCTCGATGACGAGACCGAGCGCGAACTGGCGGCCGTCGAAGCCGTGGCGACGGTCCTTCCGACTCTCCCCGTCGACGCCATCGATGCCCGGGATGCCGTCGCCGCCGATCTCGCCCGGATCGACGCGGTCGCCCGGCACGCCATCGAGGCCGCCCGCGGCGGGGAGGCCGGCCCCGACGGCCCGGGCCTGCTGCACGTCCTGACCGACGCCGCCACCGAGCGCCCCGAGTACACCGACCAGCTGATCCGCGACGAGTTCGTCACCCTGCTCGCGGCCGGGCACGAGACCACCGCCACCACTCTGACCTGGCTCTACCTGCTCCTCGACCAGCACCCCGCCGCCCGCGAAGAGGCGCTCGCCGCCGGCGGCGAAGGCTCGGCCGGGCGCCGCCAGGCCATCCAGGCGCTGGTCCAGGAGACGCTCCGGCTCTACCCGTCCGCCTGGATCCTGCCCCGCCACGCCATCGAGGACGACACTCTCGCCGGCTACACCGTCAAGGCGGGCACCGACATCCTGGTCTGCCCGTACCTCACCCACCGCGATCCCGAACTGTGGCCGGCCCCGGAGCACTTCGACCTCCGGCGCTTCCGTGTCCCGGACGGTCGCCCCACCCACCCGGGCGCCTACTTCCCCTTCGGTATCGGCCCCCGCGCCTGCCTCGGCCTGCAGTTCGCGCTCCGCGAATCGACCGTCCTGCTCGAACACCTCCTGCCGGCCCACACCCCGGCCTTCTCCACCCCTCCCACGAGGGCGGTGTACGGCATCACCGTCCGCCCCGACGGGCCCACCCCGGCGACCTTGGCACCGCCGGCCGGCTGA
- a CDS encoding MarR family winged helix-turn-helix transcriptional regulator: MTDSPHGSTEDDLDVDVLTKTIENFNRFYIRLPTLRKLSFTTLSVLDTLAHSGPKRLTELAKTEQISQPGLTQLVTRLERDGLVERRPDPTDGRAVLIHITEGGRQIGQARHDDRARHLLPLIAQLTPEERRAIAGALPVLSRLAEIGTRSRR, from the coding sequence GTGACCGATTCTCCGCACGGCAGCACAGAAGACGACTTGGACGTTGACGTCCTCACCAAGACGATCGAGAACTTCAATCGCTTCTACATCCGGCTCCCCACGTTGCGGAAGCTGTCGTTCACGACGCTGTCGGTGCTGGACACGCTGGCCCACAGCGGTCCGAAGCGGCTGACCGAACTCGCCAAGACCGAGCAGATCAGCCAGCCAGGGCTCACCCAGTTGGTCACCAGGCTCGAGCGCGACGGACTCGTGGAACGCCGCCCCGACCCGACGGACGGACGCGCCGTCCTCATCCACATCACCGAAGGCGGCCGACAGATCGGCCAGGCCCGGCACGACGACCGGGCCCGTCATCTGCTCCCGCTGATCGCCCAGCTGACGCCCGAGGAACGACGGGCGATCGCCGGGGCCCTCCCCGTCCTCTCCCGCCTCGCGGAGATCGGGACCCGGTCGCGGCGATAG
- a CDS encoding alpha/beta fold hydrolase — protein MRDSFPSLATTVTGTGPGLLLAHGATGSIEDNFAPVLPALAAAHTVVAPDYPGSGATPVADAPLELDELTDAVVDCAVRHGVGRFAVLGFSLGTLVAVRAAVRHPERVTALVLTAGFARPDDHLLGLLPGWRAEEPPALRPHIDLVPSLDITGDLAEVAVPTLVVATTADSVVPPSGSRDFAAGIRGARYTEIDSDHVVMVERPEEWLKPVLGFLHSLAFSDGKDGEGE, from the coding sequence ATGCGCGATTCATTCCCCTCCCTCGCCACCACCGTCACGGGCACCGGCCCAGGACTGCTGCTGGCACATGGCGCCACCGGCAGCATCGAAGACAACTTCGCACCGGTGCTGCCCGCCCTCGCCGCCGCCCACACCGTCGTCGCCCCGGACTACCCCGGCTCGGGTGCGACCCCCGTCGCCGACGCCCCACTGGAACTCGACGAACTCACGGACGCGGTCGTCGACTGCGCCGTGCGGCACGGCGTCGGACGGTTCGCGGTGCTCGGCTTCTCGCTCGGCACGCTGGTGGCGGTGCGCGCCGCCGTACGCCATCCCGAGCGGGTGACCGCGCTCGTGCTGACCGCCGGGTTCGCCCGGCCCGACGACCACCTGCTCGGCCTCCTTCCCGGTTGGCGCGCCGAGGAGCCTCCCGCTCTCCGCCCTCACATCGATCTGGTCCCCTCCCTCGACATCACCGGTGACCTGGCCGAGGTCGCCGTGCCCACGCTGGTCGTCGCGACGACCGCCGACAGCGTGGTCCCGCCCAGCGGCTCCCGTGACTTCGCGGCCGGCATCCGGGGCGCGCGGTACACGGAGATCGACAGCGACCACGTGGTCATGGTCGAGCGCCCGGAGGAGTGGCTGAAACCGGTCCTCGGCTTTCTCCACTCCCTCGCGTTCTCGGACGGGAAGGACGGTGAGGGGGAGTGA
- a CDS encoding purple acid phosphatase family protein, whose protein sequence is MDTPNLGIPEQLARRLSMPEQHEYLRTKLSRRGTLATAGAVASGLLVGGCSGSEDEPARKRSSPPAPATATGRVHGSVVVPFGRRLAFGADPKTQMRISWQVPFAVKKPYVRVGLKPWELSRKIEAEVRDLRTPSLSKRLPAVEQYYVHAALDGLKPGTTYYYGVGHEGFDPADRLETLGTFTTAPAKAESFVFTAFGDQGVSYDALANDQVILGQNPAFHLHAGDICYADTTGHGEKDDVYDARVWDQFLAQTESVAKSVPWMVSYGNHDMEAWYSPDGYGGQLARWSLPDNGFDPRKAPGVYSFVYGNVGVLSLDANDVSYEIPANLGYTDGKQTKWLDRRLGELRASDAVDFIVVFFHHCVYSTSTHASDGGLRDAWLPLFTEHQVDLVINGHNHVYERTDAIKGGEVGKRVPVGASTDPTRDGTVYVTAGGAGKELYGFPDGVADSYEGHLEESPDRESVESYHWTEEREKKSETVEWSRVRYTGFSFLSVEVEAGATPRLTVSALAQTGARIDHFEVRRGA, encoded by the coding sequence ATGGACACCCCGAACCTCGGCATCCCGGAACAGCTCGCCCGCCGCCTCAGCATGCCGGAACAGCACGAGTACCTGCGCACGAAGCTCTCCCGGCGCGGCACGCTGGCGACCGCGGGCGCGGTGGCGAGCGGACTGCTGGTCGGCGGCTGCTCGGGGTCCGAGGACGAGCCGGCGAGGAAACGGTCGTCCCCGCCCGCGCCGGCCACCGCCACCGGCAGGGTCCACGGCTCGGTCGTCGTCCCCTTCGGCCGCCGGCTCGCCTTCGGCGCCGACCCGAAGACGCAGATGCGGATCTCCTGGCAGGTCCCGTTCGCCGTGAAGAAGCCGTACGTCCGGGTCGGGCTGAAGCCGTGGGAGCTGAGCCGCAAGATCGAGGCCGAGGTACGGGACCTGCGCACCCCGTCCCTGTCGAAGAGGCTGCCCGCGGTCGAGCAGTACTACGTCCACGCGGCCCTCGACGGCCTCAAGCCCGGCACGACGTACTACTACGGCGTCGGCCACGAGGGCTTCGACCCGGCCGACCGGCTGGAGACGCTGGGCACCTTCACCACCGCCCCCGCCAAGGCCGAGTCCTTCGTCTTCACCGCCTTCGGCGACCAGGGCGTCAGCTACGACGCCCTCGCCAACGACCAGGTCATCCTCGGCCAGAACCCGGCCTTCCACCTCCACGCCGGCGACATCTGCTACGCCGACACCACCGGCCACGGCGAGAAGGACGACGTCTACGACGCCCGTGTCTGGGACCAGTTCCTCGCCCAGACCGAGTCGGTCGCCAAGTCGGTGCCCTGGATGGTCTCCTACGGCAACCACGACATGGAGGCCTGGTACTCCCCCGACGGCTACGGCGGCCAACTCGCCCGCTGGTCACTGCCGGACAACGGCTTCGACCCGCGCAAGGCGCCGGGCGTGTACTCGTTCGTCTACGGCAACGTCGGCGTCCTGTCGCTGGACGCCAACGACGTGTCGTACGAGATCCCCGCCAACCTCGGCTACACCGACGGCAAGCAGACGAAGTGGCTGGACCGGCGGCTCGGCGAACTGCGGGCGTCCGACGCGGTGGACTTCATCGTCGTCTTCTTCCACCACTGCGTGTACTCGACGTCCACACACGCCTCGGACGGCGGTCTGCGCGACGCCTGGCTGCCGCTCTTCACCGAGCACCAGGTCGACCTCGTCATCAACGGCCACAACCACGTCTACGAGCGCACCGACGCCATCAAGGGCGGCGAGGTGGGCAAGCGGGTGCCGGTGGGCGCGTCGACCGACCCGACACGGGACGGGACCGTGTACGTCACGGCGGGCGGGGCCGGCAAGGAGCTGTACGGGTTCCCGGACGGCGTGGCGGACAGCTACGAGGGGCACCTCGAAGAATCCCCCGACCGCGAGTCCGTGGAGTCGTACCACTGGACCGAGGAACGGGAGAAGAAGTCCGAGACGGTGGAGTGGTCGCGGGTGCGCTACACCGGCTTCTCGTTCCTGTCGGTGGAGGTGGAGGCGGGCGCGACGCCTCGGCTCACCGTGTCGGCGCTGGCCCAGACAGGGGCACGGATCGACCATTTCGAGGTGCGGCGCGGCGCGTGA
- a CDS encoding PucR family transcriptional regulator, with translation MRQNAQVTSEFKGDYQELVDEISELLGAPATLENRDFELIAFGTYDSEDDLDPSALDPVRTRSILTRRSTAAVREWFEGFGITRATAPVRIPPTPEAGVLRGRICLPVRHRGVVLGYVWLLDGEPAPTDVQLSAAMAVASRIGALLADEAQAGADLTRELRAVLTAEPGWERDMAVAELRTALGPRGDGVHTMVCVAPWPSADPDEAPSFRTVPGATALCTVPWGAAGQRLALLVRLRSADVPAPALAAAARLLERAGTHAAAGVAGARTGLAELGTAWREASAAARAVLAEPRLGPVAEWRSIGPYRLLTALPRDTPQDPSVRTLLTPTHHELAHTAEVFLDCAGQAGRTAAELGIHRQTLYYRLSRVEQLTGLDLDDGEDRLLLHMALKGARL, from the coding sequence ATGCGGCAGAATGCCCAGGTGACGTCGGAATTCAAGGGTGACTACCAGGAGCTCGTCGATGAGATCTCGGAGCTGCTCGGTGCCCCGGCGACGCTGGAGAACCGCGACTTCGAGCTGATCGCCTTCGGCACGTACGACAGCGAGGACGACCTCGATCCGTCGGCCCTGGACCCGGTCCGCACCCGCTCGATCCTGACCCGCCGCTCGACGGCGGCGGTGCGGGAGTGGTTCGAGGGCTTCGGCATCACCCGGGCGACGGCCCCGGTGCGGATCCCGCCCACCCCCGAGGCGGGGGTCCTGCGCGGCCGCATCTGTCTCCCCGTACGCCATCGGGGTGTCGTCCTCGGCTACGTCTGGCTGCTGGACGGCGAGCCGGCCCCCACCGACGTCCAGCTGTCCGCCGCCATGGCCGTCGCCTCCCGTATCGGCGCCCTCCTGGCGGACGAGGCCCAGGCCGGGGCCGATCTCACCCGGGAGCTGCGCGCGGTCCTCACCGCCGAGCCCGGCTGGGAGCGCGACATGGCGGTCGCGGAGCTGCGCACAGCCCTCGGCCCGCGCGGCGACGGCGTCCACACGATGGTGTGCGTGGCCCCCTGGCCGTCCGCCGACCCGGACGAAGCCCCGTCCTTCCGTACGGTGCCGGGGGCGACCGCGCTGTGCACGGTGCCGTGGGGTGCGGCGGGCCAGCGTCTGGCCCTGCTGGTACGGCTCCGTTCGGCGGACGTTCCGGCGCCGGCGCTCGCGGCCGCCGCCCGGCTCCTGGAGCGCGCGGGAACCCACGCGGCGGCCGGCGTCGCGGGCGCCCGCACCGGCCTCGCCGAACTGGGCACCGCCTGGCGCGAGGCCTCGGCGGCGGCCCGAGCGGTGCTGGCGGAGCCCCGCCTGGGCCCGGTCGCCGAGTGGCGTTCCATCGGCCCGTACCGTCTCCTGACCGCTCTCCCCCGCGACACCCCCCAGGACCCCTCCGTCCGCACCCTCCTGACCCCCACCCACCACGAACTCGCCCACACCGCCGAGGTGTTCCTCGACTGCGCCGGCCAAGCCGGCCGCACCGCCGCCGAACTGGGCATCCACCGCCAGACCCTCTACTACCGCCTCTCCCGCGTCGAACAGCTCACGGGCCTGGACCTGGACGACGGCGAGGACCGGCTGCTGCTGCACATGGCGCTGAAGGGGGCACGGCTCTGA
- the gap gene encoding type I glyceraldehyde-3-phosphate dehydrogenase, whose protein sequence is MTVRIGVNGFGRIGRNVFRAAAARDSELEIVAVNDLGDVATMAHLLAYDSILGRFPAEIAAEPGAIRVGDRTVKVLAERDPGALPWGDLGVDVVIESTGVFTDAARARAHVEGGAKKVIIAAPASGEDITLVLGVNDDAYDPERHTIISNASCTTNCLAVLAKVLHEAVGIDAGMMTTVHAYTQDQNLQDAPHTDLRRARAAGLNIVPTSSGAAKAIGLVLPELAGRLDAFALRVPVPTGSVTDLTVTPGRSTTVQEVKEAYEAAAAGPYKGLLSYTEAPIVSSDIVGDPASCVFDAELTRVTGSQVKVVGWYDNEWGYSNRLIDLALLVGASL, encoded by the coding sequence ATGACAGTGCGTATCGGCGTCAACGGGTTCGGGCGGATCGGCCGCAACGTCTTCCGTGCGGCGGCCGCGCGGGATTCCGAGCTGGAGATCGTCGCCGTCAACGACCTCGGTGACGTCGCAACGATGGCCCACCTCCTGGCCTACGACTCGATCCTGGGCCGCTTCCCCGCGGAGATCGCCGCTGAGCCGGGTGCGATCCGTGTGGGCGACCGGACGGTCAAGGTCCTTGCCGAGCGCGACCCCGGTGCCTTGCCCTGGGGCGACCTGGGAGTGGACGTCGTGATCGAGTCCACGGGCGTCTTCACCGACGCCGCCCGGGCGCGCGCGCACGTCGAAGGCGGCGCGAAGAAGGTCATCATCGCCGCCCCGGCGAGCGGGGAGGACATCACGCTCGTCCTCGGCGTCAACGATGACGCCTACGACCCGGAGCGTCACACGATCATCTCCAACGCCTCCTGCACCACCAACTGCCTTGCGGTGCTGGCCAAGGTGCTGCACGAGGCCGTGGGCATCGATGCCGGCATGATGACCACCGTCCACGCCTACACCCAGGACCAGAACCTCCAGGACGCCCCCCACACGGACCTGCGCCGCGCTCGCGCGGCGGGCCTCAACATCGTGCCGACCTCCAGCGGAGCCGCCAAGGCCATCGGCCTGGTGCTCCCGGAACTGGCCGGCCGTCTGGACGCCTTCGCCCTGCGGGTGCCCGTGCCCACCGGCTCCGTCACGGACCTGACGGTCACCCCCGGCCGGAGCACCACCGTGCAGGAGGTGAAGGAGGCGTACGAGGCGGCCGCGGCCGGGCCGTACAAGGGTCTTCTCTCGTACACCGAGGCGCCCATCGTCAGCAGCGACATCGTCGGCGACCCCGCCTCCTGCGTCTTCGACGCCGAGCTGACCCGCGTGACCGGGTCGCAGGTGAAGGTCGTCGGCTGGTACGACAACGAGTGGGGTTACTCCAACCGTCTCATCGACCTGGCCCTGCTGGTCGGCGCCTCCCTGTGA
- a CDS encoding ABC transporter substrate-binding protein has translation MRLPARFVPLTAVTTAASALLTGCFSSTGSEETGSEGKRIRIAMMLPPRSALSPLSDDAFKLSRWSTAETLVRLNAEGDAQPALATKWKQSGKSWTFTIRDGVTFHDGTKLTGEAVVNSLTEAATASPKPRILDGVELTAKADGDTVTVTTGTEDPLVPQRLSSPQLAILAAKAYEGKTVNPVGAGTGPFELTKVDGTASAALDRYDDYWGDKAKAPGIDVKFVPDGTARAASLRSGEADIVEAIPVSQAAVLDQDLITEVPMPRTNTLYLNTEKGVFKDASLRAAAREAIDAKSIVEGVYEGRADVAEGLLGPALPWAAELRSTVKRAEAGDPDGKTITIGTFTDRAELPEVAATLQQQLQKAGFKVKLDVREYANIESDALAGEFDAFILSRATVLDSGDPAAYLYSDFASDGSFNLSQLADKTVDTALDKASDTAAGDARRKAVIDAEAAVLTTDGAVPMLHERVIQGDAAGVVDAAHDPRERELVTADTYVR, from the coding sequence GTGCGCCTCCCGGCCCGTTTCGTCCCCCTCACCGCGGTCACCACCGCGGCCTCCGCCCTGCTCACGGGCTGCTTCTCGTCGACGGGATCCGAGGAGACCGGGAGCGAGGGCAAGCGGATACGGATCGCGATGATGCTGCCGCCCCGCTCGGCCCTGTCGCCGCTGTCCGACGACGCGTTCAAGCTGTCGCGCTGGTCGACCGCCGAGACCCTGGTGAGGCTGAACGCGGAGGGCGACGCGCAGCCCGCGCTGGCCACCAAGTGGAAGCAGTCGGGCAAGTCGTGGACGTTCACGATCCGGGACGGTGTGACCTTCCACGACGGTACGAAGCTGACGGGTGAAGCCGTCGTCAACTCCCTCACCGAGGCGGCCACCGCCTCCCCCAAGCCCCGCATCCTCGACGGCGTGGAGCTGACCGCGAAGGCCGACGGCGACACCGTCACCGTCACCACGGGCACCGAGGACCCGCTGGTCCCGCAGCGCCTCAGCTCGCCCCAGCTGGCGATCCTCGCCGCGAAGGCGTACGAGGGGAAGACGGTGAACCCGGTCGGCGCGGGCACCGGCCCCTTCGAGCTGACCAAGGTCGACGGCACCGCCTCCGCCGCCCTCGACCGCTACGACGACTACTGGGGCGACAAGGCCAAGGCCCCCGGCATCGATGTGAAGTTCGTGCCGGACGGCACCGCCCGCGCGGCCTCCCTGCGCAGCGGCGAGGCCGACATCGTCGAGGCGATCCCGGTGTCGCAGGCGGCCGTGCTCGACCAGGACCTGATCACCGAGGTCCCGATGCCCCGCACCAACACCCTCTACCTCAACACCGAGAAGGGCGTCTTCAAGGACGCCTCCCTGCGCGCCGCCGCCCGTGAGGCCATCGACGCGAAGTCGATCGTCGAGGGTGTGTACGAGGGGCGGGCGGATGTCGCCGAGGGTCTGCTGGGCCCCGCGCTCCCCTGGGCCGCCGAACTGCGGTCGACGGTGAAGCGCGCCGAGGCCGGTGACCCGGACGGCAAGACCATCACCATCGGTACCTTCACCGACCGCGCCGAGCTGCCCGAGGTCGCGGCCACGCTGCAACAGCAGCTGCAGAAGGCCGGGTTCAAGGTGAAGCTCGACGTGCGCGAGTACGCCAACATCGAATCCGACGCGCTGGCGGGCGAGTTCGACGCGTTCATCCTCTCCCGGGCGACCGTCCTCGACTCCGGCGACCCGGCCGCGTACCTCTACAGCGACTTCGCCTCCGACGGCTCGTTCAACCTCTCCCAGCTCGCCGACAAGACCGTCGACACGGCCCTCGACAAGGCCTCCGACACGGCCGCCGGTGACGCCCGCCGCAAGGCCGTCATCGACGCCGAGGCCGCCGTCCTCACCACCGACGGGGCCGTGCCGATGCTCCACGAGCGGGTGATCCAGGGCGACGCGGCCGGCGTGGTGGACGCGGCGCACGACCCGCGCGAGCGGGAGCTGGTCACGGCGGACACCTACGTCAGGTGA